A segment of the Methanocella sp. genome:
TCACTATGAGTCCTGGAAGCGCGCCTTTGCCCGGGCGGGCATAAACGTGGAAAAGATGGACATTTACCTGCGGGAGGGCATGACATCGACGGCCATGGCGAAGGAGATCGCCACCGCGAAAGGAAAGGCTCTGCCGGTGGACGAGATCGGGCGGGTGGTCGACGAGAAGACGAAGCTTTTCGGCGAGCTGGTCAAGGAGTATGGCCGGGCATACGATTGCGTGAAAGAGACGCTCCGAATGCTCCGGAACAATGGCATCGCACTGGCTCTGGTGACCGGGAGCAGGCGGGAGTCCGTGGACGCGGTTCTGAAAAAAGTCGGCCTGGAGGGCGAGTTCGACATCATCGTAGGCGCCGAGGACGTCTCGAGCGGTAAGCCCGGGCCCGAGCCCTACAAGTCCGCCATGGATAAGCTCAATATGCCGGCGCTGGACTGCGTGGCCGTCGAGAACGCCCCGCTGGGCATAAGATCCGCTAAGGCGGCAAAAGTCGGCTACGTGATCGCCATAGCCTCGACCCTGGACCCGTCCTGCCTGCAGGAGGCGGACGAGGTCGACGCGTCTTTCTCGGAGCTGGAGCAGTGCTTTGCCCGGCGCTTCGAGATGCGGCCGGGCCGGGCCATCATGTGAGGCTATCTTAGGCCGGGGTACCGGGACGTATACATTTCCCGGAGCTTTCTGGCCTCGGACGCCTGCCCGACCTCCATGAGCGTCCCGTAAATGTTCTCGTAGGAGAACCGTATGCCGTTCCAGTAGCCCATCCGCTCCGAGTAGACCAGGCACGAGTTCAGTAGCCGGAGGGCGCCTCCTCCGTCGCCCGCATGGCGGTATAGCAGGCCCATGTTCCCAACGTGGTTGGCGATCCCCACGCTATTCTTCTGCCGGATGCAGGCCTTCAGCGCCTCCTTATAATAAATTTCTGCCTGCGGGTAGTTGCCGTGCGCCCGCGAGACGATGCCCATGTAGCTGTCCGCGAGCAGTTTACGATAAGCTTCCCGGGCCCCGCTCTTATTCCAGGCCGACCGGCTGACCTCCTGGAATTCGCTTTCAGCTTTTTCCATATCGCCGATGTTCACGGCACAGGCGCCCACGTTACAGCCGATGGCCATCACGTCCAGCGGGTCGTCGGCCCCGGGCCGGGCGGACTCGAAGTGCCGGATGGCGCCCTCGAAGTCCTCCTTTTCAAAACGCACGATGCCCGAGTAGAACGACGCCAGCGTCCTCAGGCGCCTGCCGGGCCTCGAGTCGTCAATGAGCCGGACCGCCGACTCCGGGTCTCCCCGCCGGAGGGCTATGCAGCCCTGGAGCATCCGCATGTATGCGAGCTGCTCCGCGTCGGGCGCCGCCTCCAGCGCCTCTTCCGTGTGAGAGCCGGCCTCGTCCAGCCGCTCCATATGTAAAAGGTTTAAGGCCATTATCGAGTGGAACTCGTACGCAAGAGGGCCTTTCGAAGGCTTCATGGCCGATAGCAGCTCCACGAGCCTTTCCGATGGCGACAAGTTGAAAAGGATGATGCCGATGGACAGCAGCATGTCGTCCCGCAGCGGGTGGGCGGATAGCGAGAGCCGGCGGGACAGGTCGTAGAGCCGGACGGCCTCCTCCCGCTTCTTATCCACGTCCAGGAAGCGCACGTAGCCGGGCGCCACAGCCATCTTATCCACCAGCTCGGCGAGGTAAAGCGCCTCGTCCTGGCCTATGGCACCCTCACGGGCGAGCTGGCCGGCCAACCGCTTCACGTGCTCCGGCATCGCCGACGGCACGGGCAGGCGGGCGATCTCCTCCAGCCCGGGCTCCCCGAAGTCGCGGCACGGGCCCATGGTCATCTCGGGTATTCTCTGCAGCATCAATAAAAAGTAAAATGCGTAGGTATAGCAGCCTTTGGCGTAAATATCACGGCGCAGGCGGGCCTATTTTACCGGAAAGCAGCATGTGGTCGGCAAGCACCAGCGCCGCCATGGCCTCGACCACAGGGACGATCCTTGGCACGATGGAGGGGTCGTGGCGCCCCCTGATAGTGATGACGGCGTCTTCCTTTGTTTCGACGTTCACAGTATGCTGGGGCTTCGATATCGACGGCGTCGGCTTGACGGCGACTTTACAAACGATCGGCATGCCCGTGCTGATGCCTCCCAGAATGCCTCCGGCATGATTCGTCCTCGTCTTAATGCCATTATCAATTAAAAACTCGTCGTTCATCTCGCTTCCCCTGAGCGAGGCAGCACCGAACCCGAGGCCGACCTCGACGCCCTTCACGGCCCCGATGCTCATCAGGGCGCCCGCCAGGTCGGCGTCCAGCTTCCCGAACACTGGCTCGCCCAGCCCCGCCGGCACTCCGATGGCGATAATCTCTACCGTGCCCCCGACGCTGTCGCCTTCGGCCTTTGCCATGCGGATGGCCTCCTCCATCTCTTTTTCGACGCTAAGGTCGGCGCACCGTACAGGGTTCGTATAGGTATTTTTTATGACGTCTTCCAGCGCGACCTCGCCGGCCCGTACATCATATATCGAGGTAGTGTGGGCGTAAACGTGCACGCCCTTGAGCGATAGCAGCTTTTTCGCGACGGCGCCTCCCATGACGCGGCCAGCAGTCTCACGGCCCGAGGAGCGCCCGCCTCCCCGATAATCTCTAAATCCGTACTTCGCCAGGTAGCCGTAGTCCGCGTGGCCCGGCCGGAGCAGGTCTTTTATTTCCAGGTATGCGGACGAGTCCGCGTCGACGTTGCGGACCATCATGGCGATGGGCATGCCCGTCGTCTTTCCCTCGAACACGCCCGAAAGGATCTCCACAAGGTCGGGCTCCGAGCGGCCCGATGTGACGGCGCTCTGCCCGGGCCTTCGCTTATCCATCTCCGCCTGAATGTCTCTGGCATCGAGGGCAAGCCCTGAGGGGCAGCCGTCCACGACCGCCCCGACGGCGGGCCCATGGCTTTCGCCGAACGTGGTGAGCCGGAGGCGCCGGCCGAACGAGTTCATGTCTCCACCTTCGCGCCGATGCGCCGGAGGTCGCCGAAAAAGCCGGGATAAGAGATATCGACCGACTCGGCCGTGGCAATGGACGTGGTCCCGGTAGCCATCAGGCCCGCGACCGCCAGCGCCATGACGATGCGATGATCATCGTAGCCGTCGACCTTCGCGCCCTTAAGCCTGCCGCCGCTGATCACGAGCCCGTCGGGCTCTTCGACGATGTCGGCGCCCATCTTTTGCAGCTCGGTCGTCATCGCGTGGAGCCGGTCCGTCTCCTTATACCGGACGTGTTCGGCGTTCGTGATATGCGTCGTGCCCTTCGCGCAGGCGGCCAGGACGGCCAGCGTGGGCACCAGGTCGGGCGTCGCCCCGACATCGACGTCGATGCCCTTCAGCTCGGCCTGCTCCACCGTGACCGTGCCCCTTTCAGTATCCCAGTAGACGTTCGCCCCCATGTCCAGAAGGCACTCCATGATGGCTGCGTCGCCCTGCTTCGACTCGAACAGGTTTGCGACGGTGACCTTGCCGGCCAGCGCCCCGGCAGCGAGCATATAGGACGCTGAAGAAAAATCGCCCGGAACGCGGTACGACTTGAGGTCGTACTCCTGGTCGCTCTCGATGTGGAACTCCTTAAAGTCGGTGGACACTTTGCCGCCCGCCTTCTCTATCATCTCCAGCGTGACCTCGACGTAGGGCTTTGACTTTAGCTGGCCGTTGATGTTGATGGTGGTGTCCCGCTTCGCGAATGGGCAGGAGATGAGCAATGATGAGATAAATTGGGAACTGATGCCCCCTTCGATGGATATTTCGCCGCCCTTCACGGGGCCCTGCACGACGATGGGCGCCCTGCCGTTATGGCGGGTGGAGAAACAGATGGCGCCGAGGTCGTTGAGAGCCTTGATGAGCGGCCCGCTTGGCCGGCTGCGAAGGGAGCTGTCACCCGTAAAGACGGTCGCGCCGTCCGCCAGCGCGGCCATTGACAGGCATAGCCTCAGCGTGGTGCCGCTGTTGGCGGCGTTTATGACGTCGTCGGGGACTCCTGGCTTTCCGATGACGCCGGCGATCTCGACGGAGTCGTCGGTTACGGACACTTCCGCGCCCATGGCCTTGCACGCGCCCACGGTGGCCAGGGTGTCGGCCGAGAGCAGCGGCTTCTCGATCTTCGAATAGCGCCCCAGGCTGCCGATGACGACGGCCCTGTGCGTATAGCTTTTAGACGGAGGCGCCTCGACCTCGCCCCAGACCTCGGACTTCTTGACCTTCGCTATCATAATACAATGTGCAATAATATACGCAGGCGTATAAAAAATAATCTGGTCGGGATAAAATCAAGGCGCCCGGCAAAGCCTTAATAGGGAGAAAGCATTAACATAATTGAAAGGTTGCCAACAGAAGGGTGCTTAATGCTCATCAGCAAGATCGAACTGGAGCTCGAAATGCTCGAACGGCATTTACTGATCTTAAAAGAAGTTATACGCGAGGAGCCGATCGGCATCATGAAGCTCGCGGAAACCACGGGCCTGCCCAAGCATAAGGTGCGCTATTCGCTGCGTGTCCTGGAGCACGAGGGCCTCATCGGGCCGTCCATGCACGGGGCGGTCACCACCGAAAAGACGAAACAGTTCGTGCAGACGCTAAGCGGCCGTATCGACTCGCTGGAAAAGAAAGTGGAAGAGATCAAGACGCTCAGCGGCGAGATATGACCTCGGACCGCATTGTTTTCATCGGCGCCGGCGGCGCCGGCCTCACGGCCGCTTTTACCATTGCCCGTAAGCGCCCCGACATCCCAATTACCCTTTTCTCAAAAGACCCCGTCGTAGCCTACAGCCAGTGCGGGATGCCCTTTGTCCTGGATAAAAAAATAGAGGGCTTCGATAAGCTTGTGTTGTATACGCCGGAGGTCTTCAAAGACCTGGGACTGGACGTGCGGACGAGCACCGCCGTTACGGGCATCGACCTGGATGCTAAGACGGTGACCATCGAGGGCGGCGAGACTATGGAGTATGGCAAGCTGGTCATCGCCACCGGCTCGGTACCCTTCGTTCCGCCCGTGCCGGGCGTCGGCCTGAAAGGCGTTTACCGATTGTTAAACCTGGATGATGGGCGAAAACTGGCGGAAGCGATGGATAATGTGGAGAGCGTCGTCATCATCGGCGGCGGCCCGATCGGCCTGGAAACGGCCCCGGCGTTCCTGGACAGGTTCATCGACGTCACCATCGTGGAGCGGATGCAGCAGCTCATGCCATCGGCCCTTGACCCCGACATGACCAAGATGCTAGAGGACCACCTGAAGGAGAAGGGCGCCGTGCTCATCACGGGCAAGGGCGTCGACTCCATCAACGGCGAGGATAAGGTCGAGTCCGTCAGCGTCGGCGGCGAAACCATCCATGCCGACATGGTGCTCCTGTCCGCAGGTGTGAAGCCGAATGTGGAGCTGGCGAAGAAGGCGGGCATCGACATAGGACCCGCGGGCGGCATCGACGTGGACGAGCACTTCCATGTCAAAAAGAACGGCAGGGCCTTAGAGGACGTTTATGCGGCGGGCGACTGCATCGAGGAGGTCAACGCCATCACCAACAGAAAGGTCGTCTGTGCCATCGGCACGGTCGCCAACCGGCAGGCTGGATTCTTAGCGGACGAGCTCATGGGCATCGGCGTGCCCTATGGCCAGGTCCTCTGCCCGGCGATCACTATCGTCGGCGACCTGCAGATCGGCTCTGTCGGCCTGACCACGAGAGGATGCGAAATGGCTGGCATCAAGCCCGTATCGTTCAAGGCGAAAAGCAATACCAGGGCCCGGTATTATCCCGAAGGCAAACATCTCGACATTAAATTAATAGCCGACGGGCAGCGCATCGTCGGCGCCCAATTGATCGGAAAAGAGGGGGTCCATGGGCGCATCAACGAGCTCACGCTGGCCATCCACAAGAAGATGACGCCGGCTGAGCTTGCCGCCGTCGAGACCTGCTACGCCCCGCCCGTATCGCCCATGATAGACCCGATAACGTATACGGCTGAAATGCTCTCGCTCCGGTGTAAAAAGCTTAAAAAGTGATTGTCAGGGCTGACGCCTTCCCCGGATGGCGTCCATGTGCTCGATCCTTTTTCTGATGAGCGTCTCTTTGCCGATGTCGTGACGGCAGTGGAATTCGCCCTTAACGTTCGAGAGGCCCATCTCCGCCAGCATTTCAGCCTCGTCGATGGTGTCGGCGACGCCCACGACGGCCAGCGACCTGGAAGACGTCGTGTACACATTGCCATCCCGCTCGTTCACGCTCGCATAATAGACCTTATACTCCGGCTTCTCCGTGACCGTCAGCGGCGAATCCTTCTGAGGGTTGTCCGGATATCCCTTCGGCACCACGTACTTGCAGACGGTAGCGCTTCGCTCGAACTCGATATTCATCTTATCCAGCGAGCCGTCGATCATGGCCTGGCATATATCCACGAAGTCGGTCTTTAATAAAGTCAATACGTTCATGGCCTCGGGGTCGCCGAAGCGGGCGTTGTACTCGATGACCTTCATGCCATCGGCGGTGATCATGAACTGGCCATAGAGCGCACCCTTGTAGACGATGCCCATCTCCTTTTTCAAGGCTTCGATGGTCGCTTTCATGATCTCTACGCCTTCGTCGTAGTCCTCCATGAACATGAAGGGCAGCAGCTCGGTGTGGTCCGTATAGGAGCCCATGCCGCCGGTGTTGGGGCCTTTATCGTCCTCGTAGGCCCGCTTATGGTCCTGGACCGTGGGCATCGGCGCGACGTTCTTGCCGTCGACGAACGCCTGGATGGTGACCTCTTCGCCCTCCAGCCGGTCCTCGATTACGACTTTGCCGCTCTTCAAGACTTCCTCAATGTAAGCCTTCCCTTCCTGAAGCGTTTTCAGGTGCTCGCCCATCACCTTGACGCCCTTACCGCCCGTGAGGCCCGCGGGCTTGATGACGCTGTCCGGGAACTCCTCTAAATAGCGGTAGGCGTCGCCCGCATCGTCGTAAGCCTTGAAGCGGGGCACGCCCTTTATGCCGTTCCGGGCCATGAAGGTCCGCGTCCAGGCCTTATCGAACTCCAGGCGGGCCGCGTCGCGCAGCGGGCTGGCGGCAGGTATGCCCTTGTCGTAAAGGGCGTCCACGAGGCCCGCGGCCAGCGGGGCCTCCGGCCCGACGACCGCGAAGTCGACGCCTTTTTCCTCGGCGTACTGGACGATGGCGGCCACGTCGATCTCCTTGGTAAAAAGATGATCTGCCGCTTTCCGCCTGATCCCCGGGTTCAGGTTACCCATTGCAGCAAAAATCTTGGGCTTATACGCGCTTCGCGAGAGCGCATCCACGATGGCGTTCTCCCTGCCGCCCGAACCGACTAC
Coding sequences within it:
- the purD gene encoding phosphoribosylamine--glycine ligase — encoded protein: MKVLVVGSGGRENAIVDALSRSAYKPKIFAAMGNLNPGIRRKAADHLFTKEIDVAAIVQYAEEKGVDFAVVGPEAPLAAGLVDALYDKGIPAASPLRDAARLEFDKAWTRTFMARNGIKGVPRFKAYDDAGDAYRYLEEFPDSVIKPAGLTGGKGVKVMGEHLKTLQEGKAYIEEVLKSGKVVIEDRLEGEEVTIQAFVDGKNVAPMPTVQDHKRAYEDDKGPNTGGMGSYTDHTELLPFMFMEDYDEGVEIMKATIEALKKEMGIVYKGALYGQFMITADGMKVIEYNARFGDPEAMNVLTLLKTDFVDICQAMIDGSLDKMNIEFERSATVCKYVVPKGYPDNPQKDSPLTVTEKPEYKVYYASVNERDGNVYTTSSRSLAVVGVADTIDEAEMLAEMGLSNVKGEFHCRHDIGKETLIRKRIEHMDAIRGRRQP
- a CDS encoding HAD family phosphatase; this translates as MAERCSVDIYLYRAALFDMDGVITDTMPLHYESWKRAFARAGINVEKMDIYLREGMTSTAMAKEIATAKGKALPVDEIGRVVDEKTKLFGELVKEYGRAYDCVKETLRMLRNNGIALALVTGSRRESVDAVLKKVGLEGEFDIIVGAEDVSSGKPGPEPYKSAMDKLNMPALDCVAVENAPLGIRSAKAAKVGYVIAIASTLDPSCLQEADEVDASFSELEQCFARRFEMRPGRAIM
- the aroA gene encoding 3-phosphoshikimate 1-carboxyvinyltransferase encodes the protein MIAKVKKSEVWGEVEAPPSKSYTHRAVVIGSLGRYSKIEKPLLSADTLATVGACKAMGAEVSVTDDSVEIAGVIGKPGVPDDVINAANSGTTLRLCLSMAALADGATVFTGDSSLRSRPSGPLIKALNDLGAICFSTRHNGRAPIVVQGPVKGGEISIEGGISSQFISSLLISCPFAKRDTTININGQLKSKPYVEVTLEMIEKAGGKVSTDFKEFHIESDQEYDLKSYRVPGDFSSASYMLAAGALAGKVTVANLFESKQGDAAIMECLLDMGANVYWDTERGTVTVEQAELKGIDVDVGATPDLVPTLAVLAACAKGTTHITNAEHVRYKETDRLHAMTTELQKMGADIVEEPDGLVISGGRLKGAKVDGYDDHRIVMALAVAGLMATGTTSIATAESVDISYPGFFGDLRRIGAKVET
- the aroC gene encoding chorismate synthase, with the protein product MNSFGRRLRLTTFGESHGPAVGAVVDGCPSGLALDARDIQAEMDKRRPGQSAVTSGRSEPDLVEILSGVFEGKTTGMPIAMMVRNVDADSSAYLEIKDLLRPGHADYGYLAKYGFRDYRGGGRSSGRETAGRVMGGAVAKKLLSLKGVHVYAHTTSIYDVRAGEVALEDVIKNTYTNPVRCADLSVEKEMEEAIRMAKAEGDSVGGTVEIIAIGVPAGLGEPVFGKLDADLAGALMSIGAVKGVEVGLGFGAASLRGSEMNDEFLIDNGIKTRTNHAGGILGGISTGMPIVCKVAVKPTPSISKPQHTVNVETKEDAVITIRGRHDPSIVPRIVPVVEAMAALVLADHMLLSGKIGPPAP
- a CDS encoding FAD-dependent oxidoreductase; this translates as MTSDRIVFIGAGGAGLTAAFTIARKRPDIPITLFSKDPVVAYSQCGMPFVLDKKIEGFDKLVLYTPEVFKDLGLDVRTSTAVTGIDLDAKTVTIEGGETMEYGKLVIATGSVPFVPPVPGVGLKGVYRLLNLDDGRKLAEAMDNVESVVIIGGGPIGLETAPAFLDRFIDVTIVERMQQLMPSALDPDMTKMLEDHLKEKGAVLITGKGVDSINGEDKVESVSVGGETIHADMVLLSAGVKPNVELAKKAGIDIGPAGGIDVDEHFHVKKNGRALEDVYAAGDCIEEVNAITNRKVVCAIGTVANRQAGFLADELMGIGVPYGQVLCPAITIVGDLQIGSVGLTTRGCEMAGIKPVSFKAKSNTRARYYPEGKHLDIKLIADGQRIVGAQLIGKEGVHGRINELTLAIHKKMTPAELAAVETCYAPPVSPMIDPITYTAEMLSLRCKKLKK